One Halostella salina genomic region harbors:
- a CDS encoding DUF6663 family protein produces MQPTTSGTFRVLAGTRDAAEWVFLDVDTADPTYVPREAVDAGDDELRPGYRVDATVEWDDGEPQATSVDVLDRTLLEFVDGTDTVFEAAEETWRSARADGAAMNADVTYGTDGDANGVVYTFAEQPGEQDLFTEFRDGVRPLEPLLDRLAENEDPPFEAFVIRPTDEPFLIVTLAIEKGGLFADTVRDTYDCPRE; encoded by the coding sequence ATGCAACCGACGACGAGCGGGACGTTCCGCGTGCTCGCGGGCACCCGCGACGCCGCCGAGTGGGTGTTCCTCGACGTCGACACCGCGGACCCGACGTACGTCCCGAGGGAAGCGGTCGACGCCGGGGACGACGAACTCCGGCCGGGCTACCGCGTCGACGCCACCGTCGAGTGGGACGACGGCGAACCGCAGGCGACGAGCGTCGACGTGCTGGACCGGACGCTGCTGGAGTTCGTCGACGGGACCGACACCGTCTTCGAGGCCGCCGAGGAGACGTGGCGGTCGGCCCGCGCGGACGGCGCGGCGATGAACGCCGACGTGACCTACGGCACGGACGGCGATGCCAACGGCGTCGTCTACACGTTCGCGGAGCAGCCGGGCGAGCAGGACCTGTTCACCGAGTTCCGGGACGGCGTCCGGCCGCTCGAACCCCTGCTCGACCGGCTGGCGGAGAACGAGGACCCGCCGTTCGAGGCCTTCGTCATCCGACCGACGGACGAGCCGTTCCTCATCGTCACCCTCGCCATCGAGAAGGGCGGGCTGTTCGCGGACACCGTCCGCGACACGTACGACTGCCCGCGCGAGTGA
- a CDS encoding CHY zinc finger protein, which yields MAEDSDRTTVDVAGHAVRGVGVGPETRCAHYDGARDVVAIRFACCDAYYPCFRCHAAVADHDAERIPRAAFDADGVLCGVCGSALSVRTFVEGDHACPDCGAAFNPGCANHYDRYFEMDG from the coding sequence ATGGCGGAGGACTCCGACCGGACGACGGTCGACGTGGCCGGCCACGCGGTTCGCGGTGTCGGTGTGGGACCCGAGACCCGCTGCGCCCACTACGACGGGGCGCGGGACGTGGTGGCGATCCGCTTTGCGTGCTGTGACGCGTACTACCCCTGTTTCCGCTGTCACGCCGCCGTCGCGGACCACGACGCCGAACGGATCCCGCGGGCGGCGTTCGACGCCGACGGCGTGCTCTGTGGCGTCTGCGGGAGCGCGCTGTCGGTCCGGACGTTCGTCGAGGGCGACCACGCCTGTCCGGACTGCGGCGCGGCGTTCAACCCCGGCTGTGCGAACCACTACGACCGGTACTTCGAGATGGACGGGTAG
- a CDS encoding MFS transporter, translated as MKDRLRGAKEGRLVLGAVIVSTFFIGFGGGVIFPILPNLGAVLGISPFLVGVILSANRFSRLFANAPAGGLVDRYGTRKPFVVGMFVQGIATSGYVVAMVAPIPEAWFMGARVLWGVGSALVFATAYTIADDISDGGSRGSNMGLIRGGVLFGFPAGVVLGGLVSELAGNVVAFTVATGFAFFASAVAYLTVPETHVESGANQSVKPWDINTGLPAITVGLVNFAVLFVYIGALFATLVVFLDRNRLSLLGFDAQGTSGLFMGLTVVAAGLSMYLGGYVSDRNQSRVPILLAFLGVTSVGFVLLALADSVLTLAIACLCIGLGQGGTSGPLMALLGDLVADGEMGRAVGTNNVFGDVGGGFGPIVTLPVVESVGFWPVYLSCAVMPLVAAAILLVGVRRETGQFLPSVGN; from the coding sequence GTGAAAGACCGGCTCCGCGGAGCGAAGGAAGGGCGGCTCGTTCTCGGAGCGGTCATCGTCAGTACGTTTTTCATCGGCTTCGGGGGCGGCGTGATCTTCCCGATCCTGCCGAACCTCGGCGCAGTTCTCGGGATCTCCCCGTTTCTGGTCGGCGTCATCCTGAGTGCGAACCGGTTCTCGCGGCTGTTCGCGAACGCGCCGGCCGGGGGGCTCGTGGACCGGTACGGAACGCGAAAGCCGTTCGTCGTCGGGATGTTCGTTCAGGGGATCGCCACGTCGGGGTACGTCGTCGCGATGGTCGCGCCGATCCCGGAAGCGTGGTTCATGGGCGCTCGCGTCCTCTGGGGCGTCGGGAGTGCGCTCGTCTTCGCGACCGCGTACACGATCGCCGACGACATCAGCGACGGCGGGTCGCGGGGGTCGAACATGGGTCTCATCAGGGGCGGGGTCCTCTTCGGGTTCCCGGCGGGCGTGGTCCTCGGCGGGCTCGTCAGCGAACTCGCCGGCAACGTCGTCGCTTTCACCGTCGCGACCGGCTTCGCGTTCTTCGCCAGCGCCGTCGCGTACCTGACCGTGCCCGAAACGCACGTCGAGAGCGGGGCGAACCAGTCGGTCAAACCGTGGGACATCAACACGGGCCTCCCCGCCATCACGGTCGGACTGGTGAACTTCGCCGTGTTGTTCGTCTACATCGGTGCGCTGTTCGCGACACTGGTCGTGTTCCTCGACCGGAACCGGCTCAGCCTCCTCGGCTTCGACGCACAGGGCACCTCGGGCCTGTTCATGGGCCTCACCGTCGTGGCGGCAGGGCTGTCGATGTACCTCGGCGGGTACGTCAGCGACCGGAACCAGTCGCGGGTCCCAATTTTGCTCGCGTTTCTGGGCGTCACGTCCGTCGGGTTCGTCCTGCTCGCGCTCGCGGATTCGGTCCTGACGCTGGCTATCGCCTGCCTGTGCATCGGGCTGGGACAGGGCGGCACGAGCGGGCCCCTGATGGCGCTGCTGGGCGACCTCGTCGCCGACGGCGAGATGGGCCGCGCCGTGGGGACGAACAACGTGTTCGGGGACGTCGGCGGCGGGTTCGGACCCATTGTGACGCTCCCGGTCGTCGAGAGCGTCGGCTTCTGGCCCGTGTATCTCAGCTGTGCGGTCATGCCGCTCGTCGCGGCCGCGATCCTTCTGGTCGGCGTCCGACGGGAGACCGGTCAGTTCCTTCCGAGTGTCGGGAACTGA
- a CDS encoding MarR family transcriptional regulator, translating into MSTQQAIQQSTTRSLPTELESPRAKLVYLYLSDAGETTVDDVQSALNLRKMTLFGVLDTLASQGFVERRGDTVAAA; encoded by the coding sequence ATGAGCACGCAACAGGCCATCCAGCAGTCGACCACCCGTTCCCTGCCGACCGAACTCGAATCGCCGCGCGCCAAACTCGTCTACCTCTACCTCTCCGACGCCGGCGAGACCACCGTCGACGACGTCCAGTCGGCGCTCAACCTCCGGAAGATGACGCTGTTCGGCGTCCTCGACACGCTGGCGTCCCAGGGCTTCGTCGAGCGTCGCGGCGACACCGTCGCCGCGGCCTGA
- the msrB gene encoding peptide-methionine (R)-S-oxide reductase MsrB, producing the protein MSQDTADDLPETEAEWRERLSEREYRMLREGDTEPRGSGEYLNQKADGTYACAGCGAELFDSETKYDSGSGWPSFWDAVDDDRIETERDTSLGMTRTEILCARCGGHLGHVFDDGPEPTGKRYCVNSASLEFDPEE; encoded by the coding sequence ATGTCACAGGACACCGCCGACGACCTGCCGGAGACCGAGGCCGAGTGGCGCGAACGGCTGAGCGAGCGGGAGTACCGGATGCTCCGCGAGGGCGACACCGAGCCGCGCGGGAGCGGCGAGTATCTGAACCAGAAGGCCGACGGCACGTACGCCTGTGCCGGCTGCGGGGCCGAGCTGTTCGACTCGGAGACGAAGTACGACTCCGGCTCGGGGTGGCCGAGCTTCTGGGACGCCGTCGACGACGACCGGATCGAGACCGAACGGGACACCAGCCTCGGGATGACGCGCACCGAGATCCTGTGTGCCCGCTGTGGCGGCCACCTCGGCCACGTGTTCGACGACGGCCCGGAGCCGACCGGCAAGCGCTACTGCGTCAACTCCGCGTCGCTGGAGTTCGACCCCGAGGAGTGA
- a CDS encoding methyl-accepting chemotaxis protein, whose amino-acid sequence MAGEQEASGGAGRAAAGVGVATLLVGGAVLGGALVATENTGTTVLAAGGAGVLASAVVGAAVTAFQSGTRADEADAFRSALADRTVGTPVDDEWDRPELELAATELNDEAAHVGELRSQVDDLEDELAVMRRRSEAYESLADDIDRCVDRAVEADDYTVRLDEDRPDEAARATAASVNALLDETSDLLADIRGFADEVAAYSHEVTLSTQEVSEGADRVRVMLNEISEESNTQAEELEAATEEVGELSATVKEMSISTAEVADLAEQTAEVGREGRDAANDAIDGMGEIQSESAETVEAIEQLEAEVNQIDELVDAIREIAEETNMLALNANIEASRTGEEEGFAVVATQIKELAEHSKEAADEVEERLDHIRSQTERTVAEAEQTSERIAQQADSVQDAVDSLESVARAAQQTNAGVQAINETTEQQTESIDEVLDSVEHATAVSKETKTEAERAATSAESQSAALSRVNESIDRLADQADELSERLESVTVDAADEEATTPTDAA is encoded by the coding sequence ATGGCGGGCGAACAGGAGGCGTCCGGCGGAGCAGGGCGCGCGGCGGCCGGCGTCGGGGTCGCGACGCTGCTCGTCGGCGGGGCCGTGCTGGGCGGCGCGCTCGTCGCGACCGAGAACACCGGCACCACGGTCCTCGCGGCCGGCGGGGCCGGCGTCCTCGCGAGCGCCGTCGTCGGGGCTGCGGTGACCGCGTTCCAGTCCGGCACACGGGCGGACGAAGCCGACGCGTTCCGGTCGGCGCTGGCGGACCGAACGGTCGGGACCCCCGTCGACGACGAGTGGGACCGCCCCGAACTCGAACTGGCGGCGACCGAACTGAACGACGAAGCAGCCCACGTCGGCGAGCTTCGCTCGCAGGTCGACGACCTGGAGGACGAACTGGCCGTGATGCGGCGTCGGTCGGAGGCGTACGAGAGCCTCGCGGACGACATCGACCGGTGTGTCGACCGGGCGGTGGAGGCGGACGACTACACCGTTCGCCTCGACGAGGACCGCCCCGACGAGGCGGCCCGCGCGACGGCCGCCTCGGTCAACGCCCTGCTCGACGAAACCTCCGACCTGCTCGCGGACATCCGCGGGTTCGCCGACGAGGTCGCCGCCTACAGCCACGAGGTGACGCTCTCGACCCAGGAGGTCAGCGAGGGTGCGGACCGCGTCCGCGTCATGCTCAACGAGATCTCCGAGGAGTCGAACACGCAGGCCGAGGAGCTCGAAGCGGCCACCGAGGAAGTCGGTGAGCTCTCGGCGACCGTCAAGGAGATGTCTATCTCGACGGCCGAGGTCGCCGACCTCGCCGAACAGACCGCGGAGGTCGGCCGCGAGGGTCGCGACGCCGCGAACGACGCGATCGACGGCATGGGCGAGATCCAGTCCGAGTCGGCCGAGACCGTCGAGGCGATCGAGCAGCTCGAAGCCGAGGTGAACCAGATCGACGAGCTGGTCGACGCGATCCGCGAGATCGCCGAGGAGACGAACATGCTCGCGCTGAACGCCAACATCGAGGCGTCCCGCACCGGCGAGGAGGAGGGCTTCGCCGTGGTCGCCACCCAGATCAAGGAGCTGGCCGAACACTCAAAGGAGGCGGCCGACGAGGTCGAGGAACGGCTCGACCACATCCGGAGCCAGACCGAGCGCACCGTCGCCGAGGCCGAACAGACCAGCGAGCGGATCGCCCAGCAGGCGGATTCGGTTCAGGACGCGGTCGACTCCCTGGAGTCCGTCGCACGGGCCGCCCAGCAGACCAACGCCGGCGTTCAGGCGATCAACGAGACGACCGAACAGCAGACCGAGTCGATCGACGAGGTGCTCGACTCCGTCGAGCACGCGACCGCAGTCTCGAAGGAGACGAAGACGGAAGCTGAGCGCGCGGCGACCTCCGCCGAGTCACAGTCCGCCGCGCTCTCCCGCGTCAACGAGAGCATCGACCGGCTCGCCGACCAGGCCGACGAGCTCAGCGAGCGGCTGGAGTCCGTCACCGTCGACGCCGCCGACGAGGAGGCGACGACGCCGACCGACGCGGCCTGA
- a CDS encoding type II glyceraldehyde-3-phosphate dehydrogenase → MLHVGINGYGTIGKRVADAVREQPDMTVHGVAKTSPDHVAESAVAAGYPLYVAGGSGVGEFETAGIAVEGTVDDMVAESDVVVDATPGGVGEQNRPLYEDHDTPALFQGAEDASVAETSFNARANYAEAIGEEYVRVVSCNTTGLSRLLAPLYETYGVERARATLVRRGGDPDQYCRGPINDILPDPVSLPSHHGPDVQTVFPDLSIHTAGLKVPATLMHVHSLNISLQGDPTTEAVRDLLADEDRIFLVPEGLGLDGPGALKEFARDAGRPRGDIWENCVWAESIHVEDGELSLFQGIHQESDVVPENVDALRAVAELADAEESMATTNETLGMGI, encoded by the coding sequence ATGCTCCATGTGGGCATCAACGGCTACGGCACTATCGGCAAGCGCGTCGCGGACGCGGTCCGCGAGCAGCCCGACATGACGGTCCACGGGGTCGCCAAGACCTCGCCGGACCACGTCGCCGAGAGTGCCGTCGCCGCCGGCTACCCGCTGTACGTGGCCGGCGGCAGCGGAGTGGGGGAGTTCGAGACCGCGGGGATCGCGGTCGAGGGGACCGTCGACGACATGGTCGCCGAGAGCGACGTGGTCGTCGACGCCACGCCGGGGGGCGTAGGGGAGCAAAACCGGCCGCTGTACGAGGACCACGACACGCCGGCGCTGTTCCAGGGGGCCGAGGACGCGAGCGTCGCCGAGACCAGCTTCAACGCCCGAGCAAACTACGCCGAGGCGATCGGCGAGGAGTACGTCCGCGTCGTCTCCTGCAACACGACCGGTCTCTCCCGCCTGCTCGCGCCGCTGTACGAGACGTACGGCGTGGAGCGAGCGCGGGCCACGCTGGTCCGGCGTGGCGGCGACCCCGACCAGTACTGTCGGGGACCGATAAACGACATCCTGCCGGACCCGGTCTCGCTCCCCTCGCACCACGGTCCCGACGTGCAGACGGTGTTTCCGGACCTGTCGATCCACACGGCGGGCCTGAAGGTGCCGGCGACGCTGATGCACGTCCACAGCCTGAACATCAGCCTGCAGGGGGACCCCACCACCGAGGCGGTTCGTGACCTGCTGGCCGACGAGGACCGGATCTTCCTGGTGCCGGAGGGGCTCGGACTCGACGGGCCCGGGGCGCTGAAGGAGTTCGCCCGCGACGCCGGCCGCCCGCGGGGCGACATCTGGGAGAACTGCGTCTGGGCGGAGTCGATCCACGTCGAGGACGGCGAGCTGTCGCTGTTCCAGGGGATCCACCAGGAGAGCGACGTGGTCCCGGAGAACGTCGACGCGCTCCGGGCGGTGGCCGAACTGGCCGACGCCGAGGAGAGCATGGCGACGACGAACGAGACGCTCGGCATGGGGATCTGA
- a CDS encoding NUDIX hydrolase N-terminal domain-containing protein: MPPSDDAVDLLALLDELRVIAANGLEYADDPYDRERYERIEALVAEYYGRTLDLPTDDVRERLADELGHVTPKVGATGAVVDDEARLLTMQRPVGEWCLPGGHADPGEGPAETVVREVREETGLDVRPVELVDAYELPAGAGYDPHGAVTLLYLCERVGGDLELSHEGLDLAWQRVDAVDGWFSDHERYARDALAAAVG; encoded by the coding sequence ATGCCCCCGTCCGACGACGCCGTCGACCTGCTCGCCCTCCTCGACGAACTGCGCGTCATCGCGGCGAACGGGCTGGAGTACGCCGACGACCCGTACGACCGGGAGCGCTACGAGCGCATCGAGGCGCTCGTCGCGGAGTACTACGGCCGGACGCTCGACCTGCCGACCGACGACGTGCGGGAGCGGCTGGCGGACGAACTCGGCCACGTCACCCCGAAGGTCGGCGCGACGGGCGCGGTGGTCGACGACGAGGCCCGCCTCCTCACGATGCAGCGGCCGGTCGGAGAGTGGTGTCTCCCCGGCGGTCACGCCGACCCCGGCGAGGGGCCGGCGGAGACGGTCGTTCGGGAGGTCCGCGAGGAGACCGGACTCGACGTGCGCCCCGTCGAACTCGTCGACGCGTACGAACTGCCGGCGGGTGCCGGCTACGACCCCCACGGCGCGGTGACGCTGCTCTACCTGTGCGAGCGGGTCGGCGGCGACCTCGAACTCTCACACGAAGGCCTCGATCTGGCGTGGCAGCGCGTCGACGCGGTCGACGGCTGGTTCTCCGACCACGAGCGCTACGCCCGGGACGCCCTGGCGGCGGCCGTCGGGTGA
- a CDS encoding heme NO-binding domain-containing protein, with amino-acid sequence MHGIILKTLKDYVVEQHDIETWETVQEEAGREGEMYVAVTTYDEEVTVDLLEATLDVTDTSMESFMYDWGVWIIEPIIDVYGSAYVEPDWDGLDLLSQIEAIHTQLRQRRMGEMTPPVLRIEEIDDETLKIVYGSKRQWCQWIPGLITGVGDYYDEEYRYKEHTCMLEGDDRCTFSVQRVSKSTTTGSVGD; translated from the coding sequence ATGCACGGGATCATCCTGAAGACGCTCAAGGACTACGTCGTCGAGCAACACGACATCGAGACGTGGGAGACGGTACAGGAGGAGGCCGGCCGCGAGGGCGAGATGTACGTCGCCGTGACGACCTACGACGAGGAGGTCACTGTCGACCTGCTGGAGGCGACCCTCGACGTCACCGACACCTCGATGGAGTCGTTCATGTACGACTGGGGGGTGTGGATCATCGAACCCATCATCGACGTGTACGGGAGCGCGTACGTCGAACCGGACTGGGACGGGCTCGACCTGCTGTCGCAGATCGAGGCGATCCACACCCAGCTGCGCCAGCGCCGGATGGGCGAGATGACGCCGCCCGTCCTTCGGATCGAGGAGATCGACGACGAGACGCTGAAGATCGTGTACGGCTCGAAGCGGCAGTGGTGTCAGTGGATCCCGGGGCTGATCACCGGCGTCGGCGACTACTACGACGAGGAGTACCGCTACAAGGAACACACCTGCATGCTGGAGGGCGACGACCGATGCACGTTCAGCGTCCAGCGGGTGTCGAAATCGACGACCACCGGGAGCGTGGGTGACTGA
- a CDS encoding ATP-grasp domain-containing protein produces MRRLAVVNREETFERMADPLAERGVEVVHVPVRERAIDLSGEDLPDVDAGFVFPGRTMEGAAVDALLDVPWLNDRDDVLTSRNKGGVIAELGSAGLPVPDTVMVSNPCDEDELVAAYERFDPPVVVKPNSATRGVGVAKVTDLDSFLGVVDYLDLVHDYRATGDKSFLVQEFLTGATDYRAMVVDGEYVGAVERRLPDEKLAAGGWKHNVHRGAVAEGVDLPPELRELAAETAATLGIRFLGVDLLVSEERTVVNETNARPTIDAATKYRPGFYDRLAAAIRDLS; encoded by the coding sequence ATGCGCAGACTGGCGGTGGTCAACCGCGAGGAGACGTTCGAGCGGATGGCCGACCCACTCGCGGAGCGCGGGGTCGAGGTCGTCCACGTCCCGGTCCGGGAGCGGGCGATCGACCTGTCCGGCGAGGACCTGCCGGATGTCGACGCGGGGTTCGTCTTTCCCGGCCGGACGATGGAGGGCGCGGCGGTCGACGCGCTGCTCGACGTGCCGTGGCTCAACGACCGCGACGACGTGCTGACCTCGCGGAACAAGGGCGGCGTGATCGCCGAACTCGGCAGCGCTGGTCTGCCGGTGCCCGACACCGTGATGGTGTCGAACCCCTGCGACGAGGACGAACTGGTCGCGGCGTATGAGCGGTTCGACCCGCCCGTCGTGGTGAAACCCAACTCCGCGACGCGCGGCGTCGGCGTCGCGAAGGTGACCGACCTGGACTCCTTCCTCGGCGTCGTCGACTACCTCGACCTGGTCCACGACTACCGCGCGACCGGCGACAAGTCCTTCCTCGTGCAGGAGTTCCTCACCGGTGCGACCGACTACCGGGCGATGGTCGTCGACGGCGAGTACGTCGGCGCGGTCGAGCGCCGCCTGCCCGACGAGAAACTGGCCGCCGGCGGCTGGAAACACAACGTCCACCGCGGCGCGGTCGCGGAGGGCGTCGACCTCCCGCCGGAGCTACGGGAGCTGGCGGCGGAGACCGCGGCGACGCTCGGGATCCGCTTTCTCGGCGTCGACCTGCTGGTGTCCGAGGAGCGGACGGTCGTCAACGAGACGAACGCGCGGCCGACAATAGACGCGGCGACGAAGTACCGGCCGGGCTTCTACGACCGGCTGGCGGCCGCGATACGGGACCTCAGCTGA
- a CDS encoding 50S ribosomal protein L16, with amino-acid sequence MSDKPASMYREISKPPYTRREYITGIPGSKIAQHKMGNVDTEPDDYPVQISLELEEECQLRHGALEASRLSANRHMLKEVGQENYKMILRKFPHHVIRENKQATGAGADRVSDGMRQAFGKVVGTAARIQTNERLFTVWCSVEDADEAKEAFRRAYNKISPPCRVVVERGEELLVS; translated from the coding sequence ATGTCAGACAAACCTGCCTCGATGTACCGGGAGATCAGCAAGCCGCCGTACACCCGACGCGAGTACATCACCGGCATCCCCGGCTCGAAGATCGCACAGCACAAGATGGGCAACGTCGACACCGAGCCCGACGACTACCCCGTCCAGATCAGCCTCGAACTGGAGGAGGAGTGCCAGCTCCGCCACGGCGCGCTCGAAGCGTCGCGCCTGTCGGCCAACCGCCACATGCTCAAGGAGGTCGGTCAGGAGAACTACAAGATGATCCTCCGGAAGTTCCCCCACCACGTCATCCGGGAGAACAAGCAGGCGACCGGCGCGGGCGCGGACCGCGTCTCCGACGGGATGCGCCAGGCGTTCGGGAAGGTCGTCGGCACGGCCGCCCGGATCCAGACCAACGAGCGCCTGTTCACGGTGTGGTGTTCCGTCGAGGACGCCGACGAGGCCAAGGAGGCGTTCCGCCGCGCCTACAACAAGATCTCGCCGCCGTGCCGCGTCGTCGTCGAGCGCGGCGAGGAGCTGCTCGTCTCCTAA
- a CDS encoding Hsp20/alpha crystallin family protein — protein MRRDDRDEPFDDIFREIERMMNEMMGADGTDMRFEGSAGFGSDTHVDIHETDDEVRVVADLPGVAKEDIELQCDGKVLTVSAASERREYDERVSLPTRVDEHSASATYNNGVLEVVFERAADGSADIDVS, from the coding sequence ATGCGACGGGACGACCGCGACGAACCCTTCGACGACATTTTCCGGGAGATAGAGCGGATGATGAACGAGATGATGGGCGCAGACGGGACGGACATGCGGTTCGAGGGATCGGCCGGGTTCGGGAGCGACACCCACGTCGACATCCACGAGACCGACGACGAGGTCCGCGTCGTCGCCGACCTGCCGGGCGTGGCCAAGGAGGACATCGAACTCCAGTGCGACGGGAAGGTGCTGACGGTCAGCGCGGCCAGCGAGCGCCGGGAGTACGACGAGCGCGTCTCGCTGCCGACCCGCGTGGACGAGCACTCCGCGTCGGCCACCTACAACAACGGCGTCCTCGAAGTCGTGTTCGAGCGCGCCGCCGACGGCTCCGCCGACATCGACGTCAGCTGA